In Chitinophaga nivalis, a single genomic region encodes these proteins:
- a CDS encoding DoxX family protein — translation MRNNITAATRTRIIAYWITTAILTFELTLGAFWDFNLVNKGYVPAVMQHLGYPAYMAIIIGAWKLPAAIVVAAPRMLRLKEWAYAGAFFTFTGAAFSHVAAGDGIAAVIAPLVFAAITVASWALRPATRRMAA, via the coding sequence ATGCGCAATAACATCACTGCCGCCACCCGTACCCGTATTATCGCCTATTGGATCACCACCGCTATATTAACCTTTGAACTGACATTAGGCGCGTTCTGGGACTTTAATCTCGTCAACAAGGGGTATGTGCCCGCAGTTATGCAACACCTCGGATATCCGGCTTATATGGCCATTATTATAGGCGCCTGGAAACTGCCGGCTGCTATTGTGGTGGCAGCACCCCGTATGCTCCGCCTCAAGGAATGGGCTTATGCAGGCGCTTTCTTCACTTTTACCGGCGCCGCTTTTTCTCATGTTGCCGCAGGGGATGGTATCGCCGCCGTGATAGCACCGCTGGTGTTTGCCGCTATCACAGTAGCTTCCTGGGCTTTACGGCCGGCCACCCGCCGGATGGCTGCCTGA
- a CDS encoding SMI1/KNR4 family protein gives MIQQHVNSILEKMSRLGISPAPVISPEALQAIAASLSITLPPTYVAFLTQIQNGGASDELHKNGPYYGIYSIEKSLAENEEWEVNVANHSPLISDIHFSDCYQAEADWDTHVWRYENDSAYKERVETVLDRFQHTGMLDGTLPVCEYGDGDYFRIMITGNNPGQIWVDSGVISDTGYYCLNVDILTFFERWLDRQLLAKQDPSQQLVRAWYPFLEFGSNERYQLLD, from the coding sequence ATGATACAACAACATGTCAACAGTATCCTGGAAAAAATGTCCAGACTGGGAATTTCTCCGGCCCCTGTCATCAGTCCGGAGGCATTGCAGGCAATCGCCGCTTCTCTTTCCATCACACTACCTCCCACTTATGTCGCATTTCTTACGCAGATTCAGAACGGAGGCGCCTCCGATGAACTACATAAAAACGGCCCGTACTATGGGATTTATTCAATTGAAAAATCACTGGCCGAAAACGAAGAATGGGAAGTCAATGTAGCCAATCACAGCCCACTGATCAGCGACATTCATTTCAGCGACTGCTATCAGGCAGAAGCAGATTGGGATACCCACGTATGGCGATATGAAAATGACAGTGCCTACAAAGAAAGAGTAGAAACCGTGCTCGATCGGTTTCAGCATACCGGTATGCTCGATGGTACATTGCCTGTATGTGAATACGGCGACGGCGATTATTTCCGGATCATGATCACCGGTAATAATCCGGGACAAATATGGGTAGATAGTGGGGTTATCAGTGACACCGGTTACTATTGCCTGAATGTAGACATCCTCACCTTTTTTGAACGCTGGCTGGACCGACAGCTGCTGGCGAAGCAAGATCCTTCGCAGCAACTGGTACGCGCCTGGTACCCGTTCCTCGAATTTGGTAGCAATGAACGTTACCAGCTGCTCGATTAA
- a CDS encoding bestrophin family protein, giving the protein MIIKTKKHWFQLLFVWNGSVLPKLLPRLLLLFGYAVLITYSKDTLVRYHMELSPVPFTLFGIALALFLGFRNNASYDRFWEGRKLWGALLNDTRSLARQALTLGNTAKAPGTFIQYLIAFTYALKHQLRHTDATADMERLLPPATAALLPGAKYKPIVLMREMGKWVQAAKAAGDIDSIQQAAFDQNFNKLSDIVGGCERIAGTPIPYSYNVLLHRTVYIYCFLLPLGFVDSLGWLMPVVVTFIAYTYVALEAIADELEEPFGTAPNDLALDTMSEMIEHTLLELNDQPLPAKQTVIGDRYYLT; this is encoded by the coding sequence ATGATTATCAAAACAAAAAAACACTGGTTTCAGTTATTGTTCGTGTGGAATGGATCTGTCTTACCCAAGCTGCTACCACGTTTATTATTATTGTTCGGTTATGCCGTATTGATTACCTACAGTAAAGACACGTTGGTGCGTTACCACATGGAGCTGAGTCCAGTCCCCTTTACGTTGTTCGGTATTGCGCTGGCGCTTTTCCTGGGCTTTCGCAACAATGCCAGTTACGACCGCTTCTGGGAAGGCAGAAAACTATGGGGCGCGTTGCTCAATGATACCCGCTCGCTCGCCCGGCAGGCCTTAACCCTGGGCAACACGGCCAAAGCACCTGGTACTTTTATCCAATACCTGATTGCCTTTACCTATGCCCTGAAACATCAGCTCAGACATACCGATGCCACTGCTGATATGGAAAGATTATTGCCACCGGCTACCGCCGCCTTATTACCGGGTGCGAAATACAAACCAATTGTGCTGATGCGGGAGATGGGTAAATGGGTACAAGCTGCCAAAGCAGCCGGGGATATAGATTCCATACAGCAGGCTGCTTTTGATCAGAACTTCAATAAGCTGTCTGATATTGTAGGAGGTTGCGAAAGAATTGCCGGTACACCGATCCCCTATAGTTACAATGTATTGTTGCATCGCACGGTGTACATTTATTGTTTTCTGCTGCCATTGGGGTTTGTAGATAGTCTGGGCTGGCTGATGCCGGTAGTGGTCACCTTCATCGCGTATACCTACGTAGCCCTGGAAGCAATCGCCGATGAACTGGAAGAACCTTTTGGCACCGCCCCCAATGACCTTGCCCTGGATACCATGAGTGAGATGATTGAACATACCTTACTGGAATTAAATGACCAGCCATTGCCGGCAAAACAAACGGTCATCGGTGACCGCTATTATCTTACCTGA
- a CDS encoding Atu1372/SO_1960 family protein produces MKSLIASLCICLCVYTLQARPDLHKKPTRILVLFHTTSGGTWKLAQAIAAGITQQGATAVLKQVPAIDKNIANAAPGVPYADVAELPQYDGIAFGSAVHFGNMTAAMRLFLDGTVDHWTHHRLEGVPATVFMSAGSGAGREAAILSFWNTLAVHGMVIVPTGIMGAATLQKNIAQGNTVFGATSLASMPGSARPSASELEQATLQGAALARVAIALAAVPRTVQTSTPVATTDSIAIRMNRAGIVLPPVPAPAGNYKPFTRAGNLVYINQVALKEGSILHPGIVEKEISVADATAATRQTMLNVLAVLQAACDGDLSRVKQCVQLTGFFNTAPGFKDHAKLMNAASDLTVAVFGDKGKHARATVGAASLPVNSSVEIQAVFEIE; encoded by the coding sequence ATGAAATCTTTGATAGCAAGCCTTTGCATCTGCCTGTGTGTATATACACTCCAGGCCCGGCCTGATCTGCATAAAAAACCTACCCGTATACTGGTGCTGTTCCATACCACCTCCGGTGGCACCTGGAAACTTGCGCAGGCGATAGCTGCCGGCATTACCCAGCAAGGCGCTACGGCGGTGTTGAAACAAGTACCCGCCATTGATAAAAACATCGCCAATGCGGCGCCCGGCGTACCTTATGCCGACGTAGCCGAACTTCCGCAATATGATGGTATTGCCTTTGGTTCGGCCGTTCATTTCGGGAATATGACCGCCGCCATGCGCCTGTTTCTCGACGGCACGGTAGATCATTGGACCCATCACCGGCTGGAAGGTGTTCCGGCTACGGTGTTTATGTCTGCCGGCAGTGGCGCGGGCCGCGAGGCCGCCATCCTGTCGTTCTGGAATACCCTGGCCGTACATGGCATGGTGATCGTACCCACCGGTATCATGGGTGCGGCTACTCTCCAAAAAAACATCGCCCAGGGCAATACTGTCTTTGGCGCCACTTCTCTGGCCAGCATGCCGGGGAGTGCAAGGCCTTCGGCCAGTGAGCTGGAACAGGCTACCCTGCAGGGAGCTGCCCTGGCGAGAGTAGCCATCGCATTGGCCGCCGTGCCCCGCACCGTTCAAACATCCACACCGGTAGCTACAACAGACAGCATCGCCATCCGGATGAACCGCGCCGGCATCGTACTGCCGCCGGTACCTGCTCCTGCGGGCAATTACAAACCTTTTACCAGAGCCGGCAACCTCGTGTACATCAACCAGGTGGCTTTGAAGGAAGGCAGCATCCTCCATCCCGGCATCGTGGAAAAAGAGATCAGCGTGGCAGATGCCACCGCCGCTACCCGGCAAACCATGCTGAATGTACTGGCGGTATTGCAAGCTGCCTGCGACGGGGATCTGAGCCGCGTGAAACAATGTGTGCAGCTGACCGGATTTTTCAATACGGCACCAGGGTTTAAAGACCATGCAAAACTGATGAATGCAGCATCGGACCTGACGGTAGCGGTATTCGGCGATAAAGGCAAACACGCCAGAGCTACCGTAGGTGCCGCTTCCCTGCCGGTAAATTCATCTGTGGAAATACAGGCGGTGTTTGAAATAGAGTAA
- a CDS encoding AraC family transcriptional regulator — protein MDRAKFCHLTVDEVEKDAYVWHEAQWKFGEEWHAHQKGQLIYVEQGFQYLHTEQKKYLLPTHHCAWIPPGLPHRTSSPEAAVFLRCTFFKTTPGHAFYDEINIFHTPRVLREMILHTARYSRLKAEDPVEADFLQAILSSLPVMCQASVPLMIPVPQDQRLVQLADEMAGNLDEPFNLRQLAAKHTFSARTLERLFKKDIGMSPVSYIKLLRMIKAVELLSRPEENVSSVAYKVGYNSIPTFSNTFKQVIGLRPQDMFK, from the coding sequence ATGGATCGGGCAAAATTTTGTCACCTGACAGTGGATGAAGTGGAGAAAGACGCTTATGTATGGCATGAAGCACAATGGAAGTTCGGGGAAGAATGGCACGCCCATCAGAAAGGACAGCTGATCTATGTGGAGCAGGGCTTCCAGTACCTGCATACGGAACAGAAAAAATACCTGCTGCCTACTCACCATTGTGCGTGGATTCCGCCCGGATTACCGCACCGAACCTCCTCGCCGGAAGCCGCCGTTTTTTTACGATGTACCTTCTTTAAAACAACACCTGGCCACGCTTTCTATGATGAGATCAACATCTTCCATACGCCAAGGGTATTACGGGAAATGATTTTACATACGGCCCGTTACTCCCGGCTGAAAGCGGAAGATCCGGTGGAAGCGGATTTCCTGCAGGCGATATTAAGCAGCCTGCCGGTGATGTGTCAGGCATCGGTGCCGCTGATGATACCGGTGCCGCAGGATCAGCGGCTGGTGCAGCTGGCCGATGAAATGGCCGGCAACCTGGACGAACCGTTTAACCTCCGGCAGCTGGCTGCTAAACATACTTTCTCTGCCAGAACACTGGAACGGCTCTTCAAAAAAGATATCGGCATGTCGCCGGTGTCCTATATCAAGTTACTGCGTATGATAAAGGCGGTGGAGCTGTTGTCGCGCCCCGAAGAAAATGTCAGTAGCGTAGCTTATAAAGTGGGCTACAACAGCATCCCTACTTTCAGCAATACCTTCAAACAGGTGATCGGATTGCGGCCGCAGGATATGTTCAAATGA
- a CDS encoding helix-turn-helix domain-containing protein produces MKETHEGKGVKFFREMRGMKQDTLAFKLGNDWTQKRVSLLEGKEKIEPDILEQVATVLGVAPDAIKNFNEEMAINYINTFNDHSSNQVIGAHHCALNFNPIDKLMEALEENKKLYERLLASEREKIEILKANANRS; encoded by the coding sequence ATGAAAGAAACACATGAAGGAAAAGGCGTAAAGTTTTTCCGCGAAATGCGGGGAATGAAGCAAGATACGCTTGCTTTTAAACTTGGTAACGATTGGACACAAAAGAGAGTCTCGTTGTTAGAAGGAAAAGAAAAAATAGAGCCTGATATTTTAGAGCAAGTGGCAACAGTATTGGGAGTAGCCCCGGATGCTATCAAAAATTTTAATGAGGAAATGGCAATAAATTATATTAATACATTCAATGATCATAGTTCTAATCAGGTGATTGGTGCCCATCATTGTGCATTGAATTTTAATCCGATTGATAAGCTAATGGAGGCTTTGGAGGAAAATAAGAAACTGTATGAGCGTCTTCTTGCAAGTGAAAGAGAAAAAATTGAGATATTGAAAGCTAACGCGAACCGATCATAA
- a CDS encoding class I SAM-dependent methyltransferase: protein METTSFDDVYQEYRESRELPFREIIEVYTIRQLCGDVTGLQVLDLACGEGAYTRRLKTWGAADVLGTDMAANMIHLAEEAEKQQPLGCRYLLKEMTALGKQGDFDLATAIYLLNYARTAKELAGFLAAVYINLKPGGTFVGMNDNPMHRLAPGDENYEKYGLIKTMHLPLKDEDYLQYVFNNPDGSSFVLDIPYLTPETYAAAFKTAGFRTFSWVGPYGDTAGMPPQKAAFWDHFLQHPPIIGFRATK from the coding sequence ATGGAAACAACTTCATTCGACGACGTTTATCAGGAGTACCGGGAGTCCCGCGAATTGCCTTTCCGGGAAATCATTGAAGTGTATACCATCCGGCAGTTATGCGGCGACGTCACCGGGCTGCAGGTACTGGACCTGGCCTGCGGCGAAGGCGCCTATACGCGACGGTTAAAAACATGGGGCGCTGCCGATGTACTGGGTACGGATATGGCAGCCAATATGATACACCTCGCAGAAGAAGCGGAAAAACAACAACCGCTGGGATGCAGGTACCTGTTGAAAGAAATGACGGCCCTTGGTAAACAGGGCGACTTTGACCTGGCCACCGCCATTTATCTGCTCAACTATGCCCGGACGGCCAAAGAGCTGGCTGGTTTTTTAGCCGCTGTTTATATCAATCTTAAACCCGGCGGTACTTTTGTAGGCATGAACGATAATCCCATGCACCGCCTGGCGCCTGGTGATGAAAACTATGAGAAATATGGTCTCATCAAAACCATGCACCTCCCGCTAAAAGACGAAGATTATCTGCAGTATGTATTTAACAATCCGGACGGCAGTTCCTTTGTACTGGACATTCCCTATCTGACGCCGGAAACCTATGCAGCGGCATTTAAAACGGCCGGTTTCCGCACCTTCTCGTGGGTGGGTCCTTATGGGGATACCGCTGGTATGCCGCCACAGAAAGCGGCATTCTGGGATCATTTCCTGCAACACCCACCTATTATTGGTTTCCGGGCTACGAAATAA
- a CDS encoding AraC family transcriptional regulator, translated as MSALRLSGEYYGTTRKTIHISGIRLSHQQYSPLSSSPVHAHQREHLCYTLAGTFREVTSRNNQLIAAGELLIYPKQREHQTIMQQQYRSCLFIEFNDDWLERLRDHHIRFDHFTVIRQADVSQLFSRIYQEFSHPGEAAPLLLEGLLIESAVTLSRQPAADKKLLPSQIRKIRDLLQSDIAQKWTLSDLATRLDFHPVYLNRLFKQHTGQTIHQYLEDIRIAQVCHLLKHSSNTISDIAYACGFTDPSHLHKVFLKKKGIRPLAYKSQA; from the coding sequence ATGTCAGCACTACGTCTATCAGGAGAATACTATGGCACTACCCGGAAAACCATTCATATATCCGGTATCCGTTTATCCCATCAGCAATATTCACCTTTATCTTCTTCTCCGGTACACGCCCATCAGCGCGAACACCTGTGTTATACACTCGCAGGCACTTTCCGGGAAGTCACCTCCCGGAACAATCAGCTGATTGCTGCCGGGGAATTGCTCATCTATCCCAAACAACGGGAACATCAAACAATTATGCAGCAACAATACCGCTCCTGCCTGTTCATTGAATTCAATGACGACTGGCTGGAGCGGCTACGCGACCATCATATCAGATTTGATCATTTCACAGTCATCCGGCAAGCGGATGTGAGCCAACTGTTTTCACGGATATACCAGGAGTTCAGCCATCCCGGTGAAGCGGCGCCGTTGCTGCTGGAAGGGCTATTAATCGAAAGCGCCGTCACCTTGTCCAGACAACCCGCTGCTGATAAAAAGCTGCTCCCTTCCCAGATCCGGAAAATCCGGGACCTGTTGCAATCCGATATTGCGCAAAAATGGACCCTTTCAGATCTGGCTACCCGCCTGGATTTCCATCCGGTATACCTCAACCGGCTTTTCAAACAGCATACCGGTCAAACTATTCATCAATACCTCGAAGATATCCGCATCGCGCAGGTATGTCATCTCCTAAAACATAGCAGCAACACGATCAGCGACATTGCCTACGCCTGCGGTTTCACGGACCCCAGCCACCTGCACAAGGTATTCCTGAAGAAAAAAGGTATCCGGCCCCTGGCCTATAAAAGCCAGGCATAA
- a CDS encoding VOC family protein, with protein MIKGLYETHLYVEDLQRSINFYRHVLGLQLCRFEAGRRAAFLWIGQPQAAMLGLWEKPAAEIDSRHFAFTCDPEFILTEAIDFLTKHGVQPYNFLKDGSMQPMVFTWMPAVAIYFNDPDGHQLEFIAILEGEAHPAGEVVSYEAWLQLNQSGDR; from the coding sequence ATGATAAAAGGCCTCTATGAAACCCATCTCTATGTAGAAGATTTGCAAAGATCCATAAATTTCTACCGGCATGTACTTGGATTACAGCTATGTCGTTTTGAAGCAGGCAGACGGGCGGCTTTCCTGTGGATAGGTCAGCCGCAGGCTGCCATGCTGGGGCTTTGGGAAAAACCTGCAGCGGAAATCGATAGCCGGCATTTTGCCTTTACCTGTGATCCCGAATTTATATTAACGGAAGCGATTGATTTCCTGACGAAGCATGGCGTACAACCTTATAACTTCCTGAAAGATGGCTCTATGCAACCTATGGTTTTTACCTGGATGCCGGCAGTGGCTATTTATTTCAATGATCCGGATGGACATCAGCTGGAATTCATTGCGATATTGGAAGGGGAGGCACATCCTGCTGGTGAGGTAGTATCCTACGAAGCATGGTTGCAACTGAATCAAAGTGGGGACAGGTAA
- a CDS encoding porin family protein encodes MKKHIYLLALALSSGLYSYAQVTFGVKAGFNAASMSSKLEAHDGIASQKASTKTIPAFHAGVIVDFAISENFSLQPGLFYSSKGSKVDYVIPSPADGILDKGTVTSRLQYLELPINFLYKHQLGAGKIFGGLGPYLAYGLSGKMKTSSDISGRSLDTKFKFKNSEESAVNELNVKPFDAGANFTVGYELNMGLLFSVNYSLGLTNTSPYKHETEKNRYFGVSVGYLFNTHK; translated from the coding sequence ATGAAAAAGCACATTTATTTATTAGCCTTAGCCCTTTCCAGTGGCCTCTATTCCTACGCGCAAGTAACCTTTGGTGTAAAAGCAGGATTCAACGCTGCCAGCATGAGTTCTAAACTGGAAGCCCACGACGGTATTGCATCCCAAAAAGCCAGTACTAAAACCATTCCCGCATTTCATGCAGGCGTTATCGTGGATTTCGCTATTTCCGAAAACTTCTCCCTGCAACCCGGCCTTTTCTACAGCTCCAAAGGCAGTAAGGTAGATTATGTGATTCCTAGTCCTGCAGATGGTATCCTGGACAAAGGTACCGTTACCAGTCGCCTGCAATACCTGGAGTTACCCATCAACTTCCTGTATAAACACCAGCTGGGAGCCGGTAAAATCTTCGGAGGCTTAGGCCCCTATCTGGCTTATGGCCTGAGCGGAAAAATGAAAACCAGTTCCGATATCAGTGGCCGTAGCCTGGATACCAAATTCAAGTTCAAAAACTCAGAGGAGTCTGCTGTCAACGAATTAAACGTAAAACCTTTCGACGCGGGCGCTAACTTCACCGTAGGCTATGAGCTGAATATGGGATTACTGTTCAGTGTTAACTACAGCCTGGGATTAACGAATACCAGCCCGTATAAACATGAAACGGAAAAGAACCGTTATTTTGGTGTGAGCGTAGGTTATCTGTTCAACACCCACAAATAA
- a CDS encoding helix-turn-helix transcriptional regulator, giving the protein MSRNIYEPFKVVTITGTTIPWKKERITFFELVWVAEGKGALQINEQVIPFGKGALFLLLPDETGQITLEEASCLHFIQFQKVYFERTGIHDYAFNFKSWFQQLAFLFYSENRWELPVLKAANDQLVVENLLTLIIQEHQRKLGYCDIIVQNTLFSILHIIARNLSQPAAPAAVSRYAAILPYLQYHIHTPERLTIHHLAGVFHIAPSYFGEFFKKQYGVSLKQYILTYRLKLADIRMQHTDLTLSEIAAELGFTDLAHFRKIFARYRETLPGAHRQALKQAVRKNP; this is encoded by the coding sequence ATGAGCAGAAACATATATGAGCCTTTTAAAGTAGTGACGATTACCGGTACCACCATCCCCTGGAAAAAAGAACGCATCACTTTTTTTGAACTGGTATGGGTAGCGGAAGGGAAGGGCGCCCTGCAGATAAATGAGCAGGTCATCCCGTTTGGGAAAGGCGCCCTGTTTTTATTGTTGCCGGATGAAACAGGACAGATCACCCTGGAGGAAGCATCTTGCCTGCATTTCATACAGTTTCAGAAAGTGTATTTTGAACGTACCGGCATACATGATTATGCCTTTAATTTTAAATCCTGGTTTCAGCAGCTGGCCTTCCTCTTTTACAGTGAAAACCGGTGGGAGCTGCCGGTACTGAAAGCTGCCAATGACCAGCTGGTGGTGGAAAACCTGTTAACGCTGATCATACAGGAACACCAGCGGAAGCTGGGTTATTGTGACATCATTGTACAGAACACCTTATTTTCTATCCTGCATATCATCGCCCGGAATTTAAGTCAGCCCGCGGCTCCCGCGGCCGTTTCCCGCTATGCGGCTATTTTACCCTATCTGCAATATCATATCCATACGCCGGAACGGCTTACCATCCACCACCTGGCGGGCGTGTTTCATATCGCCCCCAGCTATTTCGGAGAGTTCTTTAAAAAACAATATGGGGTCAGTCTCAAACAATATATCCTGACCTACCGGTTGAAACTCGCGGATATCCGCATGCAACACACAGATCTTACCTTAAGTGAAATCGCTGCCGAGCTGGGATTTACAGACCTGGCACACTTCCGGAAAATTTTTGCCAGATACCGCGAAACATTGCCGGGCGCACATCGGCAGGCACTAAAACAGGCAGTCCGTAAAAACCCCTGA
- a CDS encoding carboxymuconolactone decarboxylase family protein, with protein MDYQEIAKESVGYLYKAHRSIRTTGLEVQLIALAELRTSQLNGCAYCCAYHANELREMGLAVALIDQLPGWRLATGFDLRQQLVLEWTEVVTTRPADFKSYYPLLLEHFTEKELAELTTSISLMNALNRLRMTLGNH; from the coding sequence ATGGATTATCAGGAGATAGCAAAAGAATCGGTAGGATACCTGTACAAGGCTCACCGGAGTATTCGTACAACTGGTTTGGAGGTGCAATTGATTGCGCTGGCAGAATTACGAACTTCTCAGCTCAATGGCTGCGCCTATTGTTGCGCGTATCACGCCAATGAATTACGGGAGATGGGCCTGGCCGTTGCGCTGATTGATCAGTTGCCTGGCTGGCGGTTGGCAACCGGCTTCGATCTCCGGCAACAGCTGGTGCTGGAATGGACCGAGGTGGTGACTACGCGGCCCGCGGATTTTAAAAGTTATTACCCGCTCCTGCTGGAACACTTTACCGAAAAGGAGCTGGCAGAACTGACCACCTCCATATCGCTGATGAATGCATTGAACCGCCTGCGCATGACATTGGGGAATCATTGA
- a CDS encoding cupin domain-containing protein — translation MDVSRRGFMAASSVSAMGLLAAATGINLMATDQAKAAATGKGSAATAAPEPLEDFIYDIEHGSQGWEGAGGTAKEATVEEFPVSQSIAGVLMMLKPGAFRELHWHSIAAEWAYVLEGRVRTTVISPDGTTSTDIFEVGDIWYFPKGHGHCLECLGDKSCKFILGFDSGHFSEFGTFSLTDWMGHLPPGLLARDLATGNLLSKLPARELYIGTGKIITDPMPANIDPHIAESYSSHKFRMETDGILQTYTGGFTRLVSSKEFPIQSTLTALRMDIKPGAMRELHWHPNADEWQYVISGEGNVGIFGSHGRVKTMSYSQGKVAFIKQGFGHYIENTGKETLKLVVLFNSPFYEEISLSTWLKANPPLLVAEHFGITAAEAKVLINAPHGIF, via the coding sequence ATGGACGTTTCAAGACGCGGATTTATGGCAGCATCCTCTGTGAGTGCCATGGGATTGCTGGCTGCTGCAACAGGTATCAATCTGATGGCAACGGATCAGGCAAAAGCCGCTGCTACAGGTAAGGGTAGCGCTGCTACCGCCGCCCCCGAACCATTGGAAGATTTTATTTATGATATCGAACATGGTTCTCAGGGATGGGAAGGCGCTGGTGGTACCGCCAAAGAAGCTACCGTGGAAGAGTTTCCCGTATCGCAAAGTATTGCGGGAGTACTGATGATGCTGAAACCCGGCGCCTTCCGCGAACTGCACTGGCATTCCATTGCGGCAGAATGGGCGTATGTCCTGGAAGGGCGTGTACGTACCACCGTTATTTCCCCTGACGGTACTACTTCCACAGATATATTTGAGGTAGGCGACATCTGGTATTTCCCCAAAGGACATGGGCATTGCCTGGAATGTCTGGGCGATAAATCCTGCAAATTTATACTGGGGTTTGACAGTGGTCACTTTTCAGAATTCGGTACTTTCAGCCTGACCGACTGGATGGGGCATCTGCCACCCGGACTGCTGGCGCGTGACCTGGCCACAGGAAATCTGTTATCTAAACTGCCTGCCAGGGAACTCTATATCGGCACCGGAAAAATCATCACGGACCCCATGCCAGCCAATATCGATCCGCATATTGCGGAAAGTTACAGCAGCCATAAATTCCGGATGGAAACAGATGGTATCCTGCAAACCTATACAGGCGGCTTCACCCGGCTGGTATCTTCGAAAGAGTTTCCTATCCAAAGTACATTGACCGCCTTGCGGATGGATATTAAGCCGGGTGCGATGCGGGAGTTGCACTGGCACCCGAATGCAGATGAATGGCAGTATGTGATCAGCGGTGAGGGCAACGTAGGCATTTTTGGCTCGCACGGCCGGGTAAAAACGATGAGCTATAGCCAGGGAAAGGTTGCTTTTATTAAACAGGGATTCGGGCATTATATTGAGAATACCGGCAAGGAAACGCTGAAACTGGTGGTGCTGTTCAACAGTCCCTTCTATGAAGAGATCTCGCTCAGTACCTGGTTGAAGGCCAATCCGCCGCTGCTGGTAGCCGAGCATTTTGGCATTACAGCAGCGGAGGCAAAAGTGTTAATCAATGCCCCACATGGTATCTTCTGA
- a CDS encoding DUF6624 domain-containing protein, whose amino-acid sequence MQQFIKCFFFAGLLLVYQYISAQSPGLSSAEKDSLIGLLLTADKADQQYRSNLEAIQQKYGSDAPEMKKLLQQMAAADAINQLTVTNILDKYGWLGPAVIGQQGNRTLFMVIQHARLPIQDKYLPMLRDAVDKGHASASQLALLEDRVALYHGKRQRYGSQVIWNMRTNQYQLAPMEDPDHADARRLAAGLPPLREYLSAYGMTWDVEQFKKELPANEAVFFKRNGE is encoded by the coding sequence ATGCAGCAGTTCATCAAGTGCTTCTTTTTTGCCGGTTTGTTGCTGGTATACCAGTATATATCCGCACAATCTCCGGGCCTTTCATCTGCCGAAAAAGATTCCCTCATCGGGCTGTTGCTGACGGCAGACAAGGCCGATCAGCAATACCGGAGCAACCTGGAAGCTATACAACAAAAGTATGGCAGTGATGCACCGGAGATGAAAAAGTTGCTGCAACAAATGGCTGCAGCAGATGCAATAAATCAACTAACGGTAACGAATATACTGGATAAGTATGGATGGTTAGGACCCGCTGTTATCGGGCAGCAAGGCAACCGTACTTTATTTATGGTCATACAGCACGCCCGGTTACCCATACAGGATAAGTACCTCCCTATGTTGCGCGACGCCGTTGACAAAGGGCATGCCAGTGCATCACAGCTGGCTTTGCTGGAAGACCGGGTGGCTTTATATCATGGTAAACGACAACGGTATGGTAGCCAGGTGATCTGGAATATGCGTACGAATCAATACCAGCTGGCCCCGATGGAAGATCCGGATCATGCGGATGCACGGCGGCTTGCAGCAGGATTACCTCCGCTTCGGGAATATCTTTCTGCCTATGGAATGACATGGGATGTGGAACAATTTAAAAAAGAGTTGCCGGCTAATGAAGCGGTATTTTTCAAGCGTAACGGGGAATGA